In Candidatus Bathyarchaeia archaeon, one DNA window encodes the following:
- a CDS encoding ADP-ribosylglycohydrolase family protein, with protein sequence MSGELLRLKFVGCMLGCAVGDALGSGSGVFNGRWTDDTHMMIGVAESLIANRGFDGNHMAWTFIKNYEE encoded by the coding sequence TTGTCTGGCGAGTTGTTGCGGCTTAAGTTTGTCGGGTGCATGCTTGGATGCGCCGTCGGAGATGCCTTGGGCTCTGGTTCTGGAGTTTTTAATGGAAGATGGACCGATGACACTCACATGATGATTGGAGTTGCCGAGTCCCTAATTGCCAACAGGGGTTTCGATGGGAATCACATGGCTTGGACGTTCATTAAAAACTATGAGGAGTAA